The Ahaetulla prasina isolate Xishuangbanna chromosome 4, ASM2864084v1, whole genome shotgun sequence genome has a window encoding:
- the LOC131198790 gene encoding histone H4 — MSGRGKGGKGLGKGGAKRHRKVLRDNIQGITKPAIRRLARRGGVKRISGLIYEETRGVLKVFLENVIRDAVTYTEHAKRKTVTAMDVVYALKRQGRTLYGFGG, encoded by the coding sequence ATGTCTGGGCGAGGCAAAGGCGGGAAAGGCTTGGGCAAAGGAGGCGCCAAGAGGCACAGAAAAGTTCTCCGGGATAACATCCAGGGGATTACTAAGCCCGCCATCCGCCGGCTGGCTAGGCGCGGGGGCGTCAAGCGGATTTCGGGGCTCATTTACGAGGAAACGCGCGGCGTCCTGAAGGTCTTTCTGGAGAATGTGATCCGCGATGCCGTGACTTACACCGAGCACGCCAAGAGGAAAACGGTCACGGCCATGGATGTGGTTTACGCCCTGAAGCGCCAAGGCCGGACTCTCTACGGCTTCGGCGGCTAA
- the LOC131197429 gene encoding histone H2B 5-like, which produces MPEPAKSAPVPKKGSKKAITKTQKKGDKKRRKSRKESYSIYVYKVLKQVHPDTGISSKAMSIMNSFVNDIFERIAAEASRLAHYNKRSTITSREIQTAVRLLLPGELAKHAVSEGTKAVTKYTSSK; this is translated from the coding sequence ATGCCCGAGCCCGCGAAATCCGCGCCGGTGCCCAAGAAAGGGTCGAAGAAGGCCATCACCAAGACGCAGAAGAAAGGCGACAAGAAGCGCAGGAAGAGCCGCAAGGAGAGCTACTCCATCTACGTCTACAAGGTGCTGAAGCAGGTCCACCCCGACACCGGCATCTCCTCCAAGGCCATGAGCATCATGAACTCCTTCGTCAACGACATCTTCGAGCGCATCGCGGCCGAGGCGTCCCGCCTGGCTCACTACAACAAGCGCTCCACCATCACCTCCCGCGAGATCCAGACGGCCGTCCGCCTCCTGCTGCCCGGCGAGCTGGCCAAGCACGCCGTCTCCGAGGGCACCAAAGCCGTCACCAAGTACACCAGCTCCAAGTAG